In a genomic window of Aquipuribacter hungaricus:
- a CDS encoding DUF1810 domain-containing protein, with the protein MSGPGLQRFVDAQAGGTYEQARAELRAGRKQTHWMWFVLPQVAGLGRSSTAQHYALDGLDEARAYLAHPVLGPRLRECAQALAGLATTDPVAVMGPVDAVKLRSSMTLFARAAPGEPVFAEVLDRFFAGEEDPGTTSRL; encoded by the coding sequence ATGAGCGGACCCGGTCTCCAGCGCTTCGTCGACGCCCAGGCGGGCGGCACCTACGAGCAGGCTCGTGCCGAGCTGCGCGCGGGCCGTAAGCAGACCCACTGGATGTGGTTCGTCCTGCCCCAGGTCGCCGGGCTGGGCCGCAGCAGCACGGCGCAGCACTACGCCCTCGACGGCCTGGACGAGGCCCGCGCCTACCTGGCGCACCCCGTCCTCGGGCCCCGGCTGCGGGAGTGCGCGCAGGCGCTGGCCGGGCTGGCCACGACCGACCCGGTGGCCGTCATGGGCCCGGTGGACGCGGTCAAGCTGCGGTCGTCGATGACGCTGTTCGCCCGGGCCGCACCCGGGGAGCCGGTGTTCGCCGAGGTGCTCGACCGGTTCTTCGCCGGCGAGGAGGACCCGGGGACCACCAGCCGGCTCTGA
- a CDS encoding VOC family protein codes for MPMSFQVAIDCRDPHALADWWAETLGWQVEPQDEGFIRSMLAQGHATEADTTTHRGALVWRTGAAVVRPGADPGPGGRLYLQQVPEPKAVKNRVHLDLRPGPGEEPPTVGSLVARGATVVGEGRQGPHTWTVLQDPEGNEFCVS; via the coding sequence ATGCCGATGAGCTTCCAGGTCGCGATCGACTGCCGGGACCCGCACGCGCTGGCCGACTGGTGGGCGGAGACGCTCGGCTGGCAGGTCGAGCCGCAGGACGAGGGCTTCATCCGCTCGATGCTGGCGCAGGGGCACGCCACCGAGGCCGACACGACGACCCACCGCGGCGCGCTCGTCTGGCGCACGGGGGCGGCCGTCGTCCGCCCGGGGGCCGACCCCGGGCCCGGCGGCAGGCTGTACCTGCAGCAGGTGCCCGAGCCCAAGGCGGTCAAGAACCGCGTCCACCTGGACCTGCGCCCGGGTCCCGGCGAGGAGCCGCCCACGGTGGGCTCGCTCGTGGCGCGGGGGGCCACGGTCGTCGGCGAGGGCCGGCAGGGACCGCACACCTGGACCGTCCTGCAGGACCCCGAGGGCAACGAGTTCTGCGTCAGCTGA
- a CDS encoding dihydrolipoyl dehydrogenase family protein, with protein MQTVDVVVVGAGPTGENVAGRAVAGGLTALVVEAELVGGECSYWACMPSKALLRPVHALRAARRVAGTREAVTGELDVAAVLARRDSFVSQMDDSGQVAWLDGAGIGLLRGHGRLVGERRVDVTGPDGTVVEVEARVAVVLATGTTAAVPDVPGLRDARPWTSREATSSSRVPGRLVVLGAGVVGLEMAQAWRGLGSEVVVLDRGERLLPRQERFAGELVEQQLLEDGVDVRHGAAVARVERDGDGGPVTVHLEDGSTVTGDELLVAAGRRPATGDLGLEVVGLEPGASVPVDDSLRVTGVDWLYAAGDVDGRALLTHQGKYQARVCGDAVVARSRGEEPAYLAEADEAMVPQVMFTDPEVASVGLTGAQAAERGLRVRTVEHDLGAVAGASLHADGYRGRACMVVDEDRGVVVGATFVGQDVADLLHSATVAVVGEVPLRRLRHAVPSYPTMSEVWLRLLEDYGL; from the coding sequence GTGCAGACCGTGGACGTCGTCGTGGTGGGTGCCGGTCCGACCGGCGAGAACGTCGCGGGGCGGGCGGTGGCGGGCGGCCTGACGGCGCTCGTCGTCGAGGCCGAGCTCGTGGGCGGCGAGTGCTCCTACTGGGCGTGCATGCCGAGCAAGGCGCTGCTGCGGCCGGTGCACGCCCTGCGCGCGGCCCGCCGCGTCGCCGGCACCCGGGAGGCCGTGACGGGTGAGCTCGACGTGGCCGCCGTGCTCGCCCGCCGCGATTCCTTCGTCAGCCAGATGGACGACTCGGGCCAGGTGGCCTGGCTCGACGGGGCCGGCATCGGCCTGCTCCGCGGGCACGGCCGGCTCGTGGGCGAGCGGCGCGTCGACGTCACCGGCCCCGACGGCACGGTCGTGGAGGTCGAGGCCCGCGTCGCCGTCGTCCTGGCGACCGGCACGACGGCGGCCGTGCCGGACGTCCCCGGGCTGCGCGACGCCCGCCCGTGGACCAGCCGCGAGGCCACGTCGTCGTCGCGGGTGCCCGGGCGGCTCGTGGTCCTCGGGGCGGGCGTCGTCGGCCTGGAGATGGCGCAGGCCTGGCGCGGGCTCGGCAGCGAGGTCGTCGTGCTGGACCGGGGCGAGCGGTTGCTGCCCCGGCAGGAGCGCTTCGCCGGCGAGCTGGTCGAGCAGCAGCTCCTCGAGGACGGCGTCGACGTGCGTCACGGCGCCGCGGTGGCGCGGGTGGAGCGCGACGGCGACGGCGGCCCGGTCACCGTGCACCTGGAGGACGGCAGCACCGTCACCGGCGACGAGCTGCTCGTCGCGGCCGGCAGGCGCCCCGCCACGGGCGACCTCGGGCTGGAGGTCGTCGGCCTGGAGCCGGGCGCGTCCGTGCCGGTCGACGACAGCCTCCGGGTGACGGGCGTCGACTGGCTCTACGCCGCCGGTGACGTCGACGGCCGCGCGCTGCTCACCCACCAGGGCAAGTACCAGGCGCGGGTGTGCGGCGACGCGGTCGTCGCCCGCTCCCGCGGCGAGGAGCCCGCCTACCTCGCCGAGGCCGACGAGGCCATGGTGCCGCAGGTGATGTTCACCGACCCCGAGGTCGCCAGCGTCGGGCTCACGGGCGCGCAGGCGGCGGAGCGCGGGCTGCGGGTGCGCACCGTCGAGCACGACCTGGGCGCGGTCGCCGGGGCCTCGCTGCACGCCGACGGCTACCGGGGGCGGGCCTGCATGGTGGTCGACGAGGACCGCGGGGTCGTCGTCGGGGCCACCTTCGTCGGCCAGGACGTCGCCGACCTGCTGCACAGCGCCACGGTCGCCGTGGTCGGCGAGGTGCCGCTGCGCCGGCTCCGGCACGCGGTGCCCTCGTACCCGACGATGAGCGAGGTGTGGCTGCGGCTGCTGGAGGACTACGGCCTCTGA
- a CDS encoding aldo/keto reductase has product MPGTVPTVSLNDGRAIPQLGFGVYQVEPEQTAEAVATALEVGYRHVDTAQMYGNEAGVGEAVRASGLAREDVWVTSKLSNAAHAPDDARRAFDETLAALDLGYVDLFLVHWPLTAVDGLDIVATWKVLEELHADGRARSVGVSNFQVPHLRRLAQECDVVPAVNQVEVHPYLANEEVRAYGRDHGIVTEAWSPIAQGAVLTDPAVLAVARELDRTPAQVVLRWHVQRGDVVFPKSVTAERVRENFALFDFELDGSQMEQLTSLDKGEEGRTGPHPDTFDYVPG; this is encoded by the coding sequence ATGCCCGGCACCGTCCCCACCGTCAGCCTCAACGACGGCCGCGCGATCCCCCAGCTCGGCTTCGGCGTCTACCAGGTCGAGCCCGAGCAGACCGCGGAGGCCGTCGCGACCGCGCTCGAGGTCGGCTACCGCCACGTCGACACCGCCCAGATGTACGGCAACGAGGCTGGCGTCGGCGAGGCCGTGCGCGCCTCGGGCCTGGCGCGCGAGGACGTGTGGGTGACGAGCAAGCTCTCCAACGCCGCCCACGCCCCCGACGACGCCCGCCGCGCCTTCGACGAGACGCTCGCGGCGCTCGACCTCGGCTACGTCGACCTGTTCCTCGTGCACTGGCCGCTGACGGCCGTCGACGGTCTCGACATCGTCGCCACGTGGAAGGTGCTGGAGGAGCTCCACGCCGACGGCCGCGCCCGCTCGGTCGGCGTCTCCAACTTCCAGGTGCCCCACCTGCGCCGCCTGGCACAGGAGTGCGACGTCGTCCCCGCGGTCAACCAGGTCGAGGTGCACCCGTACCTGGCCAACGAGGAGGTCCGCGCCTACGGCCGGGACCACGGCATCGTCACCGAGGCCTGGTCGCCGATCGCCCAGGGTGCCGTGCTCACCGACCCGGCCGTCCTGGCCGTGGCCCGCGAGCTCGACCGCACGCCGGCCCAGGTGGTCCTGCGCTGGCACGTGCAGCGCGGCGACGTGGTGTTCCCCAAGTCCGTGACCGCCGAGCGCGTCCGCGAGAACTTCGCGCTCTTCGACTTCGAGCTCGACGGCAGCCAGATGGAGCAGCTCACCTCGCTCGACAAGGGCGAGGAAGGT